A genomic stretch from Dyella sp. M7H15-1 includes:
- a CDS encoding beta-propeller fold lactonase family protein has product MFTPPGAATARERGDAGSYSSPIALSADDQFLWAVNPDLDTVTVIRTDTRRVVAKIPVGKDPRSIALSPDGLHAYVANAADGTVSVIKVRERDPNRFAAAIDRAAGVDGALTTGAEPGSVVVSPDGRRVFVANRSQDTIVWIDAQSQRILGTYDLRDSACNAPDRERHFQPGALAMTVDSRYLLVTRYLSFTAPGGVQRDDMGKEGVVCRLSVDTWSNAANALGDPVVVRLAPQNAGFADQKGNATYAFPNQLRSIVVRGGTAYLPNVAASPSGPLYYQTDTQAYVNAIDNVESTPADDGDINMHLGARVPEAGKAELYFANPDAIAFTSESGAGYAYVASGGSDVLVKLKVLGNGALAFTDNATTTRYIDLNDPDVPETRGENAGKNPIGLAIDASGSIAYVLNYVSRNVSVVDLRSDKVVQVIRTEDLPTPGSESEKMLVGAEVFFSSRGNFVNPSGIGSSRNRMSELGRQSCASCHPGGLTDGVVWQFSTGPRKTLAINGTFNPHNPLDQRIIDASAIFDEVEDADLNTRNVSSPGPLPEPLPCVVSPGYPDITQSTIDPEHGLVIGKWHDFAEAPCVMNAFLLPNGGRPQPTVQLPGSTVEVPVLDAMKEWQHFGIRTPNRPMTRQELALRGGDPSGGVDDAAIAEGRVLFQRAGCSSCHATGKWSLSSKNFLSPPPASDLETEAAATGADTSQFMYRYLKDIHSYGLNVPGSGNAIADFPAIGGVETDSAGLKALGYDFNGDGKGSGFSISSILGTYSLPPYYHNGACETLRCVVSDVNHRSAGLSTLQDPLFDPKAQRVLMKFLESIDANTEPF; this is encoded by the coding sequence ATGTTCACGCCGCCAGGCGCCGCCACGGCGCGAGAGCGCGGCGATGCAGGCAGTTATTCCAGCCCGATCGCGCTCAGCGCCGACGATCAGTTTCTATGGGCGGTGAATCCCGATCTGGATACCGTCACGGTGATTCGCACCGACACGCGGCGCGTCGTCGCGAAGATTCCGGTCGGCAAGGATCCGCGCAGCATCGCGCTGTCGCCCGATGGGTTGCATGCTTATGTGGCCAATGCCGCGGATGGCACGGTTTCCGTGATCAAGGTGCGCGAGCGCGATCCCAACCGCTTCGCCGCCGCCATCGACCGCGCTGCTGGTGTCGACGGTGCGCTGACCACCGGCGCCGAACCGGGCAGCGTGGTGGTTTCGCCCGATGGCCGGCGCGTGTTCGTCGCCAACCGCAGCCAGGACACCATCGTGTGGATCGATGCGCAAAGTCAGCGCATTCTCGGCACCTACGATCTGCGCGACAGCGCCTGCAACGCACCGGACCGCGAACGGCATTTCCAGCCGGGCGCATTGGCGATGACGGTAGACAGTCGCTATCTGCTGGTGACGCGCTACCTCTCTTTCACCGCTCCAGGCGGCGTGCAACGCGACGACATGGGTAAGGAGGGTGTCGTCTGCCGCCTGAGCGTGGACACCTGGAGCAACGCCGCTAACGCGCTGGGCGATCCGGTGGTGGTGCGCCTGGCGCCGCAGAACGCCGGTTTTGCCGACCAGAAAGGCAATGCCACTTACGCCTTCCCCAATCAGTTGCGCAGTATTGTCGTGCGCGGTGGCACGGCGTACCTGCCCAACGTGGCAGCGTCGCCTTCCGGTCCGCTTTACTACCAGACCGATACGCAGGCCTACGTCAACGCCATCGACAACGTCGAAAGCACGCCGGCGGACGACGGCGACATCAACATGCACCTGGGCGCGCGCGTGCCGGAAGCGGGCAAGGCGGAACTCTATTTCGCCAATCCCGACGCCATCGCCTTCACCAGCGAAAGCGGCGCCGGCTACGCCTATGTGGCCTCCGGCGGCAGCGACGTGCTGGTGAAGCTGAAAGTGCTCGGCAACGGCGCGCTCGCCTTCACCGATAACGCCACCACCACCCGCTACATCGATTTGAACGATCCGGACGTGCCGGAGACCCGCGGCGAGAACGCGGGCAAGAACCCGATCGGGCTGGCGATCGATGCCTCCGGCAGCATCGCCTACGTGTTGAACTACGTATCGCGCAACGTTTCAGTGGTCGATCTGCGCAGCGACAAGGTGGTGCAGGTGATTCGCACCGAAGATCTGCCGACGCCAGGCTCGGAGTCGGAAAAGATGCTGGTCGGCGCCGAAGTGTTCTTTTCCTCGCGCGGCAACTTCGTCAATCCTTCGGGCATCGGTTCCAGTCGTAACCGCATGTCGGAACTGGGCCGGCAAAGCTGCGCAAGCTGCCATCCGGGCGGACTGACCGACGGCGTGGTGTGGCAGTTCAGTACCGGACCACGCAAGACGCTGGCGATCAACGGCACCTTCAATCCGCACAATCCGCTCGACCAGCGCATCATCGATGCCTCGGCGATCTTCGACGAAGTGGAAGATGCCGATCTCAACACGCGCAACGTATCCAGCCCCGGCCCGCTGCCCGAGCCGCTGCCGTGCGTGGTATCGCCAGGCTACCCCGACATCACGCAAAGCACGATCGATCCCGAGCATGGCCTGGTGATCGGCAAGTGGCACGATTTCGCCGAAGCGCCGTGTGTGATGAATGCATTCCTGCTGCCCAATGGCGGACGTCCGCAGCCAACCGTGCAATTGCCGGGCAGCACGGTGGAAGTGCCGGTGCTGGATGCGATGAAGGAGTGGCAGCACTTCGGCATCCGCACGCCCAACCGGCCAATGACGCGACAGGAGCTGGCGCTGCGCGGCGGCGATCCATCTGGCGGCGTGGACGACGCGGCGATTGCGGAGGGCCGCGTGCTATTCCAGCGCGCGGGTTGCAGCAGTTGCCATGCCACCGGCAAATGGAGCCTGAGTTCCAAGAATTTCCTTTCGCCGCCGCCGGCCAGCGACCTTGAAACGGAAGCGGCAGCCACCGGCGCCGACACCTCGCAGTTCATGTATCGGTATCTGAAGGACATTCATTCGTATGGCCTGAACGTTCCCGGCTCCGGCAACGCCATCGCAGACTTTCCCGCCATCGGCGGCGTGGAGACGGACAGCGCGGGATTGAAGGCGCTCGGCTACGACTTCAATGGCGACGGCAAAGGTTCGGGTTTCAGCATTTCCTCCATTCTCGGCACCTACAGCTTGCCGCCGTACTACCACAACGGTGCGTGCGAAACGCTGCGCTGCGTGGTGTCCGACGTCAATCACCGCAGCGCGGGGCTGTCGACCTTGCAGGATCCATTAT
- a CDS encoding TetR/AcrR family transcriptional regulator, producing the protein MIQREEQKKMTRQRIVDAAGRGFRRGGYGGIGVDGLAKEAGMTSGAFYVHFDSKKSAFRESMLRGLVELQEGVNYLQAEHGADWWPEFVRYYLSAKRTCDLSESCALQSLPPEVARLDASLRTEFEAALRKIAKSIAAGPPSPITPADEESAYAALALLTGAVTLARAVSSESLAKKIAQGALRTLLPVATSAVKKSPVKKAPVKKKK; encoded by the coding sequence ATGATCCAGAGGGAAGAACAGAAGAAAATGACCCGTCAACGCATCGTCGACGCCGCCGGTCGCGGGTTCCGGCGCGGCGGCTACGGCGGCATCGGCGTGGACGGCTTGGCGAAGGAGGCCGGTATGACCTCCGGCGCCTTCTACGTGCATTTCGATTCCAAGAAGTCCGCCTTCCGCGAATCGATGCTGCGGGGCCTGGTCGAACTGCAGGAAGGCGTGAATTACCTGCAGGCCGAGCACGGCGCCGACTGGTGGCCGGAGTTCGTGCGCTACTACCTCAGCGCCAAGCGCACGTGCGACCTCTCCGAAAGCTGTGCACTGCAAAGCCTGCCACCGGAAGTGGCGCGCCTGGATGCATCGCTGCGCACCGAGTTCGAAGCCGCGCTGCGCAAGATCGCCAAATCCATCGCCGCCGGCCCGCCGTCCCCCATCACGCCCGCGGACGAGGAATCCGCCTATGCCGCCTTGGCGCTGCTGACCGGCGCCGTTACGCTCGCGCGCGCCGTATCCAGCGAAAGCCTGGCGAAGAAGATCGCGCAAGGCGCGTTGCGGACGCTGTTGCCGGTGGCGACGTCCGCAGTAAAGAAGTCGCCAGTGAAGAAGGCGCCAGTGAAGAAAAAGAAATAG
- a CDS encoding VOC family protein, whose translation MQLSNYLFFTVHCEAALAFYTECGFGKVVSMSRHGDNGMPVRAEAMRGKVMHAQFAGPGVNFYASDNDDAEPMRGSAMIFMIDDLARTEQLFRRLAEGGNITTPFGVQPWGSYYGKLTDKFGVQWMLNCTEQA comes from the coding sequence ATGCAGCTATCGAACTACCTGTTCTTCACCGTCCATTGCGAAGCGGCGCTGGCGTTCTATACGGAATGCGGCTTCGGCAAGGTGGTATCCATGTCGCGACACGGCGACAACGGCATGCCGGTGCGCGCCGAAGCGATGCGCGGCAAGGTGATGCATGCGCAATTCGCCGGTCCCGGCGTGAATTTCTACGCGTCGGACAACGATGACGCGGAACCGATGCGCGGCTCAGCGATGATCTTCATGATCGATGACCTGGCGCGGACCGAACAGCTTTTCCGCCGGCTCGCCGAAGGCGGCAACATCACCACGCCGTTCGGCGTGCAGCCCTGGGGAAGCTATTACGGCAAGCTCACCGACAAATTCGGCGTGCAGTGGATGCTCAATTGCACGGAGCAGGCCTGA
- a CDS encoding chorismate-binding protein, with product MNTVRQFTFKNPHPDGDTGMVGAAIAQWLESRYPQAAAEFLGLFAHTADDGAYSIAGVGSEFQVESRKQGDTLHLCLKHRGSVLREVSYALAGRDLHEEVFGHAAHFVYGARVLLMGTHQLPPSTMLLGGWRCGTHPDEMQEPLIFTIPRIACHVTREACVFTLLGDESDADIIQAMSDLPREVSPSTPLKIAGRRDIPECRDYIGALSEMIASLSQEANDKVVICREVRLFLQSAVSPVDLLLMAASGKPAKYRYVFRWLDGEAWVGVSPEMLVSKQGANIVVEPLAGTRKGSDAKDKSERYRQELLNDGKEIEEHETAARMFLDMLGQVCEPASIQQLESRGIIDLGYVQHLKSKIAATLRPDCNVFHLLAAIYPPATIWGKPVALSGERIRRHEHIERDFFTGGFGFFTLNDDANFALAIRTARMTHNEVRVYAGSGIVRRSDPYREWLETSNKMKPFLDNPYTVYS from the coding sequence ATGAATACGGTGCGCCAGTTCACCTTCAAGAACCCACATCCGGACGGCGATACCGGCATGGTTGGCGCCGCCATCGCGCAATGGTTGGAAAGCCGTTATCCGCAGGCCGCGGCGGAATTCCTCGGGCTGTTCGCGCACACCGCGGACGACGGCGCGTATTCGATCGCTGGCGTGGGCAGCGAGTTCCAGGTGGAATCGCGCAAGCAGGGCGATACGCTGCACTTGTGCCTGAAGCATCGCGGCAGCGTGCTGCGCGAAGTCAGTTATGCACTCGCCGGACGCGATCTGCACGAGGAAGTGTTTGGCCATGCCGCGCATTTCGTGTACGGCGCGCGCGTGCTGCTGATGGGCACGCACCAGCTGCCTCCATCGACCATGCTGTTGGGCGGATGGCGTTGCGGCACGCACCCGGACGAAATGCAGGAGCCGTTGATCTTCACCATTCCGCGCATCGCCTGCCATGTGACGCGCGAGGCATGCGTCTTCACCTTGCTGGGCGACGAAAGCGACGCCGACATCATCCAGGCGATGAGCGATCTGCCGCGCGAGGTGTCGCCCAGCACGCCGTTGAAGATCGCCGGGCGCAGGGATATTCCCGAATGCCGTGACTACATCGGCGCGCTAAGCGAAATGATCGCCAGCCTCTCGCAGGAAGCGAATGACAAGGTGGTGATCTGTCGCGAGGTGCGATTATTCCTGCAATCGGCGGTGTCGCCGGTGGACCTTCTGCTGATGGCGGCCTCCGGCAAGCCGGCCAAGTACCGCTACGTGTTCCGCTGGCTCGACGGCGAAGCCTGGGTGGGCGTATCGCCGGAAATGCTGGTGAGCAAGCAGGGCGCAAATATCGTGGTGGAGCCACTCGCGGGCACGCGCAAAGGTTCCGACGCCAAGGACAAAAGCGAGCGCTACCGGCAGGAACTGCTCAATGACGGCAAGGAGATCGAGGAGCACGAAACCGCCGCACGCATGTTTCTGGACATGCTGGGCCAGGTGTGCGAACCGGCGTCGATCCAGCAGCTCGAATCGCGCGGCATCATCGACCTCGGCTACGTGCAGCACCTGAAGAGCAAGATTGCCGCCACGCTGCGGCCCGATTGCAACGTGTTCCATCTGCTTGCGGCGATCTATCCGCCCGCGACCATCTGGGGCAAACCGGTCGCGCTGAGCGGCGAACGCATCCGTCGGCACGAACACATCGAGCGCGACTTCTTCACCGGCGGCTTCGGGTTTTTCACGCTGAACGACGACGCGAATTTCGCGCTGGCGATCCGCACCGCGAGGATGACGCACAACGAAGTGCGCGTGTACGCTGGCAGCGGCATCGTCCGGCGCAGCGATCCTTATCGGGAATGGCTGGAAACGTCGAACAAGATGAAGCCGTTCCTGGACAACCCGTATACCGTGTATTCCTGA